From the Piliocolobus tephrosceles isolate RC106 chromosome 14, ASM277652v3, whole genome shotgun sequence genome, the window ATAACATAATACGTAATATAATTTCCATTCAAAAGACTCAGGAGAAGAACAATgtctctttctgctttctctgtctTTATTCAACGTGATGAGGTAAGAGTTGAAATGACTTTCTCTGTCATAGGTTCCTTGGCTGAGTTGGTTGAAATGCCCACCTGGAAGGCTCTGTATTTTAATCTAGCATGTATTCCCTCTGCACTGGAAGCTCCTTGAGATTAGCAACCCTGCATATCTTGTGCACCATGGAATGACTCACCCTTAGCATAAGGCCTGGCATGTGGCAGCATTTAATACTTATTAACTGAATGAGTGTTGGGCCCAGCTGGGCAAGAAATGCCTCaggagttttttatttttcctcttcagaTAGTTGTTGCTTCTTGCTAGTTGCATCCTGTACCCACTGTTCTTCTGGATTCCACGATCTGCCATCCAGCAGGGCTTTTCTGAGTCGTCTCCAGAAGATGTGCTGCCCCAGGACACTGTCCTCCCACTCCAGGTAAGTGTTCCTGCTGAGAAGGCGGTACAGCTCCACCTGCTGCCTGAGCAGGGTCTTCTCCACCTTCTGCAGGACAATGAAGATTATGCCTGCGCGACTGCTCAGAAACTGCCAGGTCTGAGCAATCTCATATTCAAAGATACACCAGCGGCTCTGGATGAAGTGCTGGGACACCACAACAATCACCTTTCGGCTTTTATGGAAACCTTCATGGATAATGTTTGCAGCAATGGCCACACCGGGAATAAAGTCTCTGTAGTGAAGGCAGAGCTTAAAGGGAGGCACCCCTTCTTCTAAATTCTTTACTAGCTCATTCCTTACCCAGTCCTCATCCTGGCTTGAGTAGATAACAAAGGCATCATAGATGTTTTCACCTCTACCATACTTTATGCAGCCAGCAAGAAGCATCAGGTGAAAATAGAACTTATAGACCAGAACTGCTACAACAGATACCACAAGCACACTGAACACAGACACACCAATGATGGTCTTATTCATCTGACAGGTAATATTCAAACTCAGCACTGGCATGCCCTGTTTATCTGAAGGTGTTGCACATTCCATTCGTTCACCTTCCACCAAGAACTGCCTCTGGTCCTTGATCCACTTCAGGAAACTCTGGTGTTCACAAGTACAAGCAAAGTCATTCTGAGTAAGATTTAAGAAAGCTAGACTACTTGGAAAATGCTGCAGTTCCTGGTTTTTGGAAGTCATTATGTGATTGAGACTGTAATCAAGAACCTGGAGGGAGCGCAGACACTTATAAGGAAACGTATCCAATGAAAAGAAGTTGTTGTGGCTCATATTTAGTACCTGAAGCTTGCTGAGTGTGTCAAATGCTGTTGGAGACAACTGCTCCAGTTGACACTGAGAGAGGTCCAGGAAGGTCAAGTTTTTCAGATCTGTGAAGATATCTGGAAGGAAGTTTTCCTGGAAAGAATTGCCAGCCATTTTCAAGATTTTGAGACTGAGCAAGCCATCGAAGATGCCATTGAAAGCAACTCTGGTGTGAGTATGAGAAATGTCAAGGTAAATGAGGTTTCTGAGTGATAGGAATACCGAAAACTCACTCATCTGTTTCAAATTGGAATGCTGGAAATCCAGATGTTCTAGTTGTTCTAAGCCCAAGAAGTTTGAACTCATGGTAATAACATCATTGAAGCTCAGATCTAAATACTTTAGGCTGGTTGTCCCAAAATCATTTTGAGAACAGCAACCTTTGAAACTCAAGCCATTTCTACTGAGATCTAGAAACTCAAGGCTTGGTAGATAAACTTCTGAAAAAGCATTCCCACCTTTGTTGGCAGTGAAAGTAAGCCTTTTGAGAGATTTGAGTTCCAATGTGGGAAACTGTTCAAATTTACAGTTAACTAATTCTAAATGTTGCCATCTGAAATTATAAGAAAAGTCTTCTACCCTTTTAATAGTCACACTCACCAgggaaaatgaagaaacatttgccAAACAATTAAATAAGTCAATAATATTATTGAGGTAGTAGTCTAAGTATGCTAATCGGAATTCTTCAATGGTCAAATTGCACAATCCCTCCAGAGCAGATTTGTCAAACTCTTCCAAGTTTCTTTGATTTCTAAATTCTCCCAGAACCAAACGATGGACTTCTAAACCAGCCAGACCTTGAATACAAGTTTTCATTACATTTAAACCATCAAAATTACTTCTCAAAGTCAGCTTATGAAGCCTAATTTCTTTAAATGCACCTGGTTGGATAAAGTTTATAGGGTTCAGGGACAGGTCTAAAGAGAGATTGGGTAGGGGCATTTGATGTAGAACCTGCAAGTCtttgcaataaatattttgaattttgttactGGAAAGGTCCAAGTGCTCTAGATTGGTCAGATTAGAAAAATACTCAGGTAATTTGAAAGACTGGATAAGATTGTGAGCCACATTAAGTTCTTTCAAAGTTTTGAGATGTCCAATGGGGAAGTTCTCTAGTGATGCTAGATTTGTCTCCACAGCCACCAGCTTCTGTAAACTTGATAGTCCAGAAAAGGCTCCCAGGGCTAAACTCTGGATGGGGTTTCCTGTCAATATTAAGGTGGAGAGGTGGCTTAGACTCTGATATGCCCCATCTTCAATTGTCTGGATTTCACACCTACAGGAATAAAAAGACATTGATTATATAACATTTCTGCTGAATAAGAAcctaaaatagaatattaatcCTAGTCATCCAGTTCTTCATACGGAATGTGATGGGTCATATGATTGTGCATAGGCAAAGACATCAAGCAGGACAGATGATGATGGCATGAGCAAATAAGAAGCCCCACAGATTGAGTATTATCATACTGGCTGTAATGATAGGCTCTTTTTTGTCATGTTAGGCATACATGATAAGCAGAGGAGAAAATCCATAAGAAGGAAATCATTTAAACATCAATAATTGACATATATAAAGATTGTGCAGTTGATAAAGCATGTAATAGCCTTGGATCAAGTTTAGCCATTTTCTGTCACACAAAATTGTGATTATACATCTGATTGGTACAGATAATATGGATAGTTGTTAGTTGTTAGCCAAGATAAATGACTGGTAAATATCAATTTCAGAGATATGAAAAATTACACATAAGTGTCACAGATACTCTTAATGTTTATGAAAAGTGCATACATGATAGCTCGATACTTGAAAGTTGTTGTTATCAGAGGTAAATGCTTGTAACCTGTGATAGGAGCGAGTTTTGCGAAAAACAGTGAAAATCATGTGCTATAAGAGTTCACATCCAGAGAACTGTTGTGGACCAAGAGAATCAAAGTAGGCTTCTCTGAGAACACTTAAGTTGAAAATTGAAAGATGAGTAGAAGTTAACGATAAAAGGAGGTGAAGTGAACAGCAAACACAAAAGCCCCAAGGTTGACAGCAAAAAATGACACACAGATTAATCTTGACAAATAGCTTCCATGGTTGGAGTACAGAGATGAAATTGGAGTGTACAATATGGAGTTGTGGAGAAAGAAGATTTCCAATTAGGCAGAGGTTTACCACCCGGAGGAAGGGTTTTGAATTTtatcccaagagaaatgaaagccatCCTACATACAATGTTCAGAGACATGTCCTAGAGATAGGGCTTTGATGCAGCCAGCAAACAGCGAGCCATCATGATAAATGATAAATTCCTTTATCATTGCAGGTGCTTGTCAGTTACAACGTACAAATAAGTTctttcttaatccagtatgaattatatttacaatattcCCCACCCATTTTAGCTTCTTCAGGAGTTTCCTAGATAATAAAAGCATTGTGGTCCAAGCTTTTGTTATTTATTGGTAACTAGATAAAGGATAGGCAGTATACTAGAAAGAACACTGGAAGAGTGGACAGAAGAGCTTGGGTTTGGTGTTTCTGCAGTTCTCTCCTACTGGGTGACCTTGAATACCTCTTTTCCTCTCTAGGTTTTAGTTACCACATTTATAAATCAAACAGCTGAACTTGATTATTTTTGAAGTTCTCTCTTTCAATTATATGATTTTTACAGCCCATCATTCTATCTCTGCATTGCTGTATACATCAGGCAAGAATTAAAGGGTCTTGCTGTATCTCTATATCATTACATTGGTGATAGTCACTTTAGAGAAGTAGAATATTAAGACAAAGAGAACAATTAAGTTGGATTCTGGAGATGTGAACTTAAATCTTTGGTCTGTGGCTAACAAGCAATGATAATGTATATAAGTCACTTAAATTATTCAAGcttcagcttcttcatctataaaaagaaacatacatatatattacagatTTCTATAGGGGGAAGAAGGCTGCCTGGTCTATCACAAAGCATTCTTACAAGACTAGTTGAGTTACTGTATGTGAACACTGTATGAAAAGGCAAAGGACGTCTATTGTGCTATTATTTGTGCTTGCCCTAATTCAGAATCTCCTATGGGCTAGCCAGAAGGGAAGCTGGCCTCTCTATAAGCACAGATTTAAGGTTTCTGGGGCAAGTTTCTTGGGTATCTAGTGGATTGAAGATGAATTACATAACAGACATTGTTTGGTGAAAAACTActtgtttgggaaaaaaaagcagggggagAGGTGGTCTACCTTAATAGAGTACGTGACAAAATTTTcacgcagaaaactgaaatttagaACATAATGGCATAGATTCAGCTGgtagccattatcctaagcaaataaaCAAAGGAACAGAAGGCCAAATACCATGGGTTCTTTCTCACTTTATAGGTAGGAGCTAAACAtggggtacacatggacataaagatggcaaaaatAGACCCTGGGGATTACCAGAGAGGGGATAGAGAGAAAGCAGCAAGGGTtaaaaaactaactattgggtactatgctcagtacctgagCAATGGTATCAATTGTACCCTACACCTCAGTATTACACAATATAACCATGTAAACccctgaatcaaaaataaaagttgaaattattttaaaaaacgaaTGAAATTCtgtaataataatactttatgcttacaaaatatactttataaaaatttaaatatatacagcaTATTAACATTTATTGTCACATTTAATCCAGCAGGATAAGTTGCATCATTTCCATTGATCAGACATGAAAACTAAGACTAAGGGACATGAAGTAATATGCCTAAGGTTACATGGTTATAAATGTTGGGGGTTAACTTGGCTCCAGTCTTCTGACCCCAACAGGGCTCTATGCACTATACCACTGCCTTTGAATTGTTCCATTACCACTTTGTTTTATCCTACCTCTATCCAAGTTAGGGTATAATAGGTCATATGTTCACTCTTCTACAGAAATGTCTGCTCTAAAAAGGATTTTCATATTGTGACCTTAGTCTTTATCAATaatttctacaataaaaaatatgtaaaatgttttgaaatgttttacaAACCACTGCAGAGAACATTATCCATTATCTAGTCTGATTTGCAAATAAGGCCCCGATGATGAAAACCCGTTTAGAATTTGGTTCCCTTAAAATATCATGATGACAGTTTCACCTGCCACAACAAACAATATACTTCCCTgcatcagaaaagaaaatcttagcCACTATTCCCTGCCCACAGCAGATGTTTTCCTTTAATCTTGACATCTTTCTCCTTGGATTACTTGACATTACCTAATTCCCTATCCTCTACCCTACTTTTAATATTCTAGACATTGTTTGAATCTTATGCAGTTCGTGAAATCTTTCTTGACTACCCGCCACAGAGAAGTCCCTCTTCTGAAAAATACAATTTGTTACCTTTAGTTTAGACACAGTTTATCACCTACTgctatatattgttatatttatatcAGCTTCAAGATCCAAAAAATCgtaattaaaatgtattgaatatATGCTATGTACCCAGGACCATATCCAGGACTTTAAGATATTAACTCTTTCAAGAAGATATGCCTCCTTAACAACAGGGGCTGTGtgttatatatcaatatataccTGTCTTCTTGCAGAGTGTACAACATATAGCAAGTAGTCAATAAATAGCCACTTATGAAAGAATTTAAGCTAATTTTCTctcctgtcttaaaagaaaacctaaaaattaGAATTTCCCTTAGAAGCTGTCTCAGCCAACtgcctatttcacagatgagaaaattgagacctGAAGAATAGAGGTAGCATGGTCAAGGTTATACAGCTAATAAGACATCTGTtgtatgaatgaataagtgaaagcAGATGAGACTCCACCAAGCAAGCTTTCCACTCCAATAATGAAATGATAGGACAATGAACATCTCACCTTGTGCAGCATGTAAAAGTGCGTTCATTACCTGGATAAATCCAGCACCTGCAGTTCTGGAAAACGGAAGAAGCTATAGCTGCCTAAATGCCTCAGGGGATTAAAACTCAGGTCCAGGTTCTTGGTTGAGAAGGGGATGTTGTCGGGGATTTTGTAGAAATTCAGCTCCATGCATTGATAAGTAATGTTAGGAACCACCTGCAATGATTACACATGAAATGAAGGGTCTTTACTGCATGGTCTCCCAACTCCCCTCTCCTAGACAAGAGATGGTGCGGGGGCGGGGAGGCTCTTTTTGTGCAAGCACAAAATTCAGTCGACCTTTCATCATCCATTTGTCCTTtcttccatccatctatccatccatccattcgcTCAATTCATACTTATAAAATGTCTTAATCTAGATTAGAAAGTAAAGAGCAAATACTATGTGCTCAGCATTCTAACTTCTGTGATAAAATGGCAGCATTTAGCAAGAAGCAATGGAATCAGGGGGTGAAGGGCTGAGGCTCCGGAGTCTGAAAGCTCTGGGTTTCATGCCAGCAATTCCGTGTGGTTTAGGgcaaagtcttttaaaataaaacaaaacaaaacaaaacaaacaaaagaaaaacctcagTGAGCCTCATTTTATCAGATGTAAAAATGTAGGTATTAAAATATCCAATATCGTGCTTGCTGCAGTAGCACATACACTAAAATTAGAAGGATACAAaaaagattagcatggcccctgcacaaGGATCACACACAAATCCATGacacatttcttattttcatgatctatgcagcaaatcaccatggcacacatttacctatgtaacaaacctgaatgctctgcacatgtaccactgaacttaaaattaaagttggaaatacaaaaactaaataaaatatccaGTATCATTCTAAATATCCCACACCATTGGGGAGACTGTCTGGCAGTCAAGATGTCCAGAACTTCCTTAGTCATGGCCCGGATTTTGACAGCTGCATTATTTTTCTTGGCTCACTGACCCTTGTTGTAGAAATAGGGGGAAATCTTTAGAGTGCATGGATTCCCATGGTGGAACCTAGTAAATAAGGTCAAGTGCTTTATGCTGTCTTCGTTCTTACGCTGCTTTCTAGCctactttcccacattttttgtAAGCCTAGTTCTCTAACGTTTCCATCTAATTTCTGAACGCTCTCATTTTCTCTGACAAAATTCCTTGCAGAAGCCAGCTAACTGtagttttctattgtttgaaaccAATAGAATCTGtttgaaggattaaatgagataaggtgTTTAAAGAGCTTATTTAAAAGCCCACTGCAGTATAAGTGATCAATAGATGTtaacattaattattattatctattattaATCCCTTACCCTATGCCAGCATAACTCTTGTTTGTTGTATACTTTCGCTTAATCttcaaataagcattttaaagatgaggaaaatggaaaatcatAGAGATGAAGTAATATGCGCAAAGTCAGAGTTCAAACACGCAGATCTTCATTTGTATTCTGCTTAAATGTTACAAGCCATGGAGCCTCAAAGACAGTACTGCCTAATAGAAACAGAGCCAGGCACTCTTTCTTTGCCCTCTTTTATTCCTTTCACAGGATGCACCACCATCTAACATTATGTTGTCTATGTGATTGTTCCCATCTGATTGTTCATCTCCTGTACTCCATTGCAAGTTTCAATGGGTTTGCCCACTGCTTTGTCTCCAGCACTCAGAATGGTGTCTGGCAAATGgttgatgctcaataaatatttgctgaatcaaTAACTGATTGAATAACTAATTAAATGAAGGTTTACTTAAGTCCACATTGTAGACATTTTCTGTCAAGCGCTGTGGgcattacaaagaaaaatacgACGTGGCTCCAGACTTCAATGGACTCACAGTCTAGAGAAAGAGTTTAGATAGGAGCAAAGCTAATACTGTCTCAAGGGGCCATAAAATAGGCTTAGAAAATTTGTCCTGTGGTTCAGAGAAAGTAGAGATCAAGTCCGTATTCAAGAAAGGCTTCCCAGAAAAGGAAGATTTTAAAGTGGGTCTCGGAAGATGAGTAAGGTTTAGATAtgtggaaaggggaagaaaaaacacGTCGTAAGAAGAGGGCAACATGAGCATGGAAAGAGTGGAAAACAAACTTAGGTTAGCTGGTGAGTGGTAGGAGTGGTGAAACCTAAGTAAGAGGGCAAGCCAGATCAGGAGGGCCTTAGACTTTGTCCTGCAGCAATTATTTCAATCATTTATCACATATAAATTTAGCGGCTACTGTGTGCTGGCCACGGGAAATATAGTGGTCCTTACCAATTCCATtacaaaggaagagagagaaaataaacaaacaaaaatataaaatgttgtgctccggaaaaaaaaaaaaataagcaataaaaggaaatttgGGGCAAATAAGTGAGGCTGGAGAGCTCTACATGGGGCAATCAAGGAAGACTGCCCTGAGGAGGGGACATTTAAGCAGAAATCTGAATGGAGTGATTAAACCATGAAAATGACCAGGGCTGCACTGACCAATATGGTAGTCACTTGCCATACACAGTTATTAAACACAAGAAACGTGAATAGTCTAAATTGAGATGCAtggtaaatgtaaaatatatactaaattcCAGATTCAGTACCAAACAAGGAATGTAAAATATCAGTAAtaggtaaatatatattaaaattttaaacatgattttaaatatgctaagtgaaataaaaatattaaattcacttgtttctttttttaatgaggctactaaaaaacttcaaaagtacATATGCGGTTCACATAATATTGCCATTGGATAGCACTGATCTAGCATTCTAGGTAGAAGAAatagccagtgcaaaggccctgtggtagaAACCTGTCCTAATGGCAATGAAGAGTTATCAAAAGTTTTTAAGGAGATAATTTGTTAGATCAAagcttaaggaaaaataataacagcaaatgCAAATACGTAACAAACAAGAACGTGTAGAATGAATTAAGGGAAGAAGACTGGAGTCAGGAAAGCAGTCACTGTGTAAGAGTCAATGCCAGGGGAAGTGAGGGCCTGCCGTACAGTGGCGAGAAGGGGATGGGCAGGTATGGACAGGCTTCAGGGACTTACAGGAAATCGTACAtggggaaaagaagaagtcaaggtTGGCTGTGGTTTTACCTCGCAGTGAGCCTAATTAGAAAATCTATCTCCACTAACCTAACAGCAGAGGGATACAG encodes:
- the TLR4 gene encoding toll-like receptor 4, translated to MTSALRLAGTLIPAMAFLSCVRPESWEPCVEVVPNITYQCMELNFYKIPDNIPFSTKNLDLSFNPLRHLGSYSFFRFPELQVLDLSRCEIQTIEDGAYQSLSHLSTLILTGNPIQSLALGAFSGLSSLQKLVAVETNLASLENFPIGHLKTLKELNVAHNLIQSFKLPEYFSNLTNLEHLDLSSNKIQNIYCKDLQVLHQMPLPNLSLDLSLNPINFIQPGAFKEIRLHKLTLRSNFDGLNVMKTCIQGLAGLEVHRLVLGEFRNQRNLEEFDKSALEGLCNLTIEEFRLAYLDYYLNNIIDLFNCLANVSSFSLVSVTIKRVEDFSYNFRWQHLELVNCKFEQFPTLELKSLKRLTFTANKGGNAFSEVYLPSLEFLDLSRNGLSFKGCCSQNDFGTTSLKYLDLSFNDVITMSSNFLGLEQLEHLDFQHSNLKQMSEFSVFLSLRNLIYLDISHTHTRVAFNGIFDGLLSLKILKMAGNSFQENFLPDIFTDLKNLTFLDLSQCQLEQLSPTAFDTLSKLQVLNMSHNNFFSLDTFPYKCLRSLQVLDYSLNHIMTSKNQELQHFPSSLAFLNLTQNDFACTCEHQSFLKWIKDQRQFLVEGERMECATPSDKQGMPVLSLNITCQMNKTIIGVSVFSVLVVSVVAVLVYKFYFHLMLLAGCIKYGRGENIYDAFVIYSSQDEDWVRNELVKNLEEGVPPFKLCLHYRDFIPGVAIAANIIHEGFHKSRKVIVVVSQHFIQSRWCIFEYEIAQTWQFLSSRAGIIFIVLQKVEKTLLRQQVELYRLLSRNTYLEWEDSVLGQHIFWRRLRKALLDGRSWNPEEQWVQDATSKKQQLSEEEK